Proteins found in one Caldisericia bacterium genomic segment:
- the scfA gene encoding six-cysteine ranthipeptide SCIFF, whose amino-acid sequence MIKVIKNKPFLKKKNLNCRECATPCKSACKTSMTVGNQICEKDREDRKFVF is encoded by the coding sequence ATGATAAAGGTTATTAAGAATAAACCTTTTTTGAAAAAGAAAAATTTAAATTGTAGAGAATGTGCAACTCCTTGTAAATCTGCTTGTAAAACATCAATGACTGTTGGAAATCAAATTTGTGAAAAAGATAGAGAAGATAGAAAGTTTGTCTTTTAA
- a CDS encoding SPASM domain-containing protein, whose protein sequence is MKKIEKIESLSFKPPLFHKFSFLNRFFVFFPITGSLIEVDKDFYFNLNENSLIDEPFLNEEKKIWEKYDVKFNPPKYLKSLCLLISQTCNMKCDYCFVNDGTFGDNESLMDENVSLKAVDFLIENSKTKHIEIDFFGGEPLINWKVVRKTIEYGGKRSKEYGKILRFSLTTNGVLLDEEKLNFLKENFVSLIISLDGPPEVNNLHRKMKNGSNSFDYVYKNIKNLKNYEGYYIRGTFTNKTKDIFENAKFFYENGFKNISLEPVILDKENPLSLKKEDLKELKKEYEKLGEYIYNEKLKGNKLNFYHFNIDLSNGPCLGKMNFGCGAGVEYLAVDTKGDIYPCHFLKEFKEFKVGNIFDGIDENKKNYFMYLNDINSKEKCKSCWAKYLCGGGCIAHSYFINSDPLKMPDDFCEIQKKRIEIGLLINSL, encoded by the coding sequence GTGAAAAAGATAGAGAAGATAGAAAGTTTGTCTTTTAAACCTCCTTTATTTCACAAATTTTCTTTTTTAAACAGATTTTTTGTTTTTTTTCCAATTACGGGTAGTCTTATTGAAGTTGATAAAGATTTTTATTTTAATTTAAATGAAAATTCTTTAATAGATGAGCCATTTTTAAATGAAGAGAAAAAAATATGGGAAAAATATGATGTAAAATTTAATCCACCAAAATACTTAAAATCTTTATGTCTTCTTATCTCTCAAACCTGTAATATGAAATGTGATTATTGCTTTGTTAATGATGGAACTTTTGGAGATAATGAGAGTTTGATGGATGAAAATGTAAGTTTAAAAGCAGTTGACTTTTTAATTGAGAATTCAAAAACGAAACATATTGAAATTGATTTTTTTGGTGGTGAACCACTAATAAATTGGAAAGTTGTAAGAAAAACAATTGAATATGGTGGTAAAAGGAGCAAAGAGTATGGAAAAATTTTAAGATTTTCTTTAACAACAAATGGAGTTTTATTAGATGAAGAAAAATTAAATTTTTTAAAAGAAAATTTTGTAAGTTTAATTATATCTCTTGATGGTCCGCCTGAAGTTAATAATTTACATAGAAAAATGAAAAATGGATCAAATTCATTTGATTATGTTTATAAAAATATTAAAAATTTAAAAAATTATGAGGGTTATTATATAAGAGGTACTTTTACAAATAAAACAAAAGATATTTTTGAAAATGCAAAATTTTTTTATGAAAACGGTTTTAAAAATATCTCTCTTGAACCGGTTATTTTAGATAAAGAAAATCCTTTAAGTTTAAAAAAAGAAGACCTTAAAGAATTAAAAAAAGAGTATGAAAAATTAGGAGAGTATATCTATAATGAAAAATTGAAAGGAAATAAGTTAAACTTTTATCACTTTAATATTGATTTATCTAATGGACCATGTCTAGGTAAGATGAATTTTGGATGTGGTGCTGGTGTTGAATATTTAGCAGTTGATACAAAAGGAGACATATATCCTTGTCATTTTTTAAAGGAGTTTAAAGAATTTAAAGTTGGTAACATATTTGATGGAATAGATGAGAATAAGAAAAATTATTTTATGTATCTAAATGATATTAATTCAAAAGAAAAATGCAAAAGTTGTTGGGCAAAATATCTTTGTGGAGGAGGGTGTATTGCTCATTCATACTTTATAAATAGTGATCCTTTAAAAATGCCGGATGATTTTTGTGAAATTCAGAAAAAAAGAATTGAAATTGGTCTTTTAATTAATAGTTTATAA
- a CDS encoding FAD-dependent oxidoreductase — translation MNEKDFEKIALEWAIIEAERCLYCFDAPCEKACPINLPISNFIYFIKNKNFKSAYELVRENHPLISIAGCVCPEEILCQTECTRGKIDKPIKIRELHKFLTEYFCDNKNLSLPEYKYEEVAIIGGGPASLSCAFYLRTFGYKTVVFSDTELGGIPLKEISNLRLSDETLKRDLDFIKENFIFKFVRKRVENLNEILNSFKAIFIGIGLSDEIELEVLGKDKEGVFKAREILRKIKRGEEIKFGERIGVIGGGNVAFEVANTLKTLYPDKEVIIIYRRGLTDLKCYPEEFERAKKLGVNFYFESIPIEIVGKEKVEGIKVTQVSLKEKDKDGRRVPKLIENSEFIIPLNNIIIAIGQKLEETIFPEIQKENGLIKVDENFMTNIKGVFAGGDCVNGGDTITRAAKEGKLAAFKIHEYLRRI, via the coding sequence ATGAATGAAAAGGATTTCGAAAAAATTGCCCTTGAGTGGGCAATAATTGAGGCTGAAAGGTGTTTATATTGCTTTGATGCTCCATGTGAAAAGGCTTGTCCAATAAATCTTCCGATATCTAATTTTATCTATTTTATAAAAAATAAAAATTTTAAGTCAGCATATGAACTTGTAAGAGAAAATCATCCACTGATCTCAATTGCAGGTTGTGTCTGTCCAGAAGAAATTCTTTGTCAAACTGAGTGTACAAGAGGGAAAATTGACAAACCTATCAAGATAAGAGAACTTCACAAATTTTTAACTGAATATTTTTGTGATAATAAAAATCTTTCTCTTCCAGAATATAAATATGAAGAAGTAGCAATAATAGGTGGTGGGCCTGCTTCTTTATCTTGTGCATTTTATTTAAGAACATTTGGTTATAAAACAGTCGTATTTTCTGATACAGAATTAGGTGGAATTCCTCTTAAAGAAATTTCAAATTTGAGATTAAGCGATGAGACTCTAAAAAGAGATTTAGATTTTATTAAAGAAAATTTCATTTTTAAGTTTGTAAGAAAAAGAGTAGAAAATCTTAATGAAATATTAAATAGTTTTAAAGCAATATTTATTGGTATAGGTCTTTCAGATGAAATTGAACTTGAAGTCTTAGGAAAAGATAAAGAGGGTGTTTTTAAAGCAAGAGAGATCTTAAGGAAAATAAAGAGAGGAGAAGAGATAAAATTTGGAGAAAGGATTGGTGTTATAGGTGGAGGAAATGTTGCTTTTGAAGTTGCAAATACATTAAAAACACTCTATCCAGATAAAGAAGTTATTATAATTTATAGAAGAGGTTTAACAGATTTAAAATGTTATCCTGAAGAATTTGAGAGAGCAAAGAAACTCGGTGTTAATTTTTACTTTGAATCAATTCCAATTGAAATAGTAGGAAAGGAGAAAGTAGAGGGTATAAAAGTGACTCAAGTCAGTTTAAAAGAAAAAGATAAAGATGGAAGAAGAGTACCAAAATTAATAGAGAATAGTGAATTTATTATTCCATTAAACAATATTATTATTGCAATAGGACAAAAATTAGAAGAAACCATTTTTCCTGAAATTCAAAAAGAAAATGGTTTAATCAAAGTTGATGAAAACTTTATGACAAATATAAAAGGTGTCTTTGCTGGTGGTGATTGTGTTAATGGAGGGGATACAATAACAAGAGCAGCAAAAGAGGGAAAATTGGCTGCCTTTAAAATTCATGAATATTTAAGGAGGATTTAA
- the preA gene encoding NAD-dependent dihydropyrimidine dehydrogenase subunit PreA: MFKLRDLSIEFLGITLENPFILSASPSTDELEIAINGLEAGWAGVILKTTSVEDNPVPLKYPMMSSFGNYSKRVLGLGNIDLISKYHIDEVEKRVKILKEKFPHKMIGASIMGSKKEDWQNLVYRLRKAGVDIIECSFSCPQGSMGEAPGRMLAQSVQATEKVTSWVKEAAENTPVLIKITPQVTDIVEVAEAVKRGGADGITASNTIPSLLGIDIYTFEPYPTVFGYSSYSGLSGNAIKPITLRTIAEIKRNVDITISGNGGAYSSRDAIEFMLVGASNVQFCTLPMVYGFRVIEELKRGLSHYLDEMGFKSPSEIVGKTLEKIKTNEELIILDFVKAKIDEEKCVGCELCFVSCRDGGHMAIELKEETRVPKVNEEKCVGCALCMQVCPVDAIKIYERKINIEHYYIRK; this comes from the coding sequence ATGTTTAAATTAAGAGATCTTTCAATTGAATTTTTAGGTATAACACTTGAAAATCCATTTATTTTATCTGCTTCACCATCAACAGATGAACTTGAAATTGCAATTAATGGTCTTGAAGCTGGTTGGGCAGGAGTAATTTTAAAAACAACTTCTGTTGAAGACAACCCAGTTCCTTTAAAATATCCAATGATGTCTTCATTTGGAAATTATTCAAAAAGAGTATTAGGACTTGGAAATATTGATTTAATTTCTAAATATCACATTGATGAAGTTGAGAAAAGAGTAAAAATTTTAAAAGAAAAATTTCCACACAAAATGATTGGTGCAAGCATAATGGGGAGTAAAAAAGAAGATTGGCAAAATTTAGTTTATAGATTAAGAAAGGCGGGAGTTGATATAATCGAATGTTCTTTTTCATGTCCTCAGGGAAGTATGGGCGAAGCACCTGGAAGGATGCTTGCTCAATCTGTTCAAGCAACAGAAAAGGTAACATCATGGGTCAAAGAAGCTGCAGAAAATACTCCTGTTTTAATAAAAATAACACCTCAAGTTACAGATATCGTTGAAGTTGCTGAGGCAGTTAAAAGAGGTGGTGCAGATGGAATAACTGCAAGTAATACAATACCCTCTCTTCTTGGAATAGATATTTATACATTTGAACCTTATCCAACTGTTTTTGGTTACTCATCATATTCAGGTCTTTCAGGAAATGCCATAAAACCAATAACTCTTAGAACAATTGCAGAAATAAAAAGAAATGTTGATATTACAATATCAGGAAATGGCGGAGCGTATTCCTCGAGAGACGCAATTGAATTTATGCTCGTTGGAGCAAGTAATGTTCAATTTTGTACACTTCCGATGGTGTATGGTTTTAGAGTAATTGAAGAATTAAAAAGAGGTTTATCTCATTATCTTGATGAAATGGGATTTAAATCTCCATCAGAAATTGTTGGAAAAACACTTGAAAAAATAAAAACAAACGAAGAATTAATTATTTTAGACTTTGTTAAAGCAAAAATAGATGAAGAAAAGTGCGTTGGTTGTGAACTCTGTTTTGTTAGTTGTAGAGATGGAGGACATATGGCAATTGAATTAAAAGAGGAAACAAGAGTCCCAAAGGTAAATGAAGAAAAGTGTGTTGGTTGCGCTTTATGTATGCAAGTCTGCCCAGTTGATGCAATTAAAATTTATGAAAGAAAAATTAATATTGAACATTATTACATAAGAAAATGA
- a CDS encoding (2Fe-2S)-binding protein has product MKKIVVNFKLNGEDIIDEVPVNKTLVEYLRDNLHLTGTKEGCSKGECGACTVIIDGKNYTSCLVLMPEVQNKSVFTIEGLKDKVEFIDYLIDEGAFQCGFCAPGFVVSLYSFLEKRKDITIDEVKEAISGNLCRCTGYKKILDAINKFIKEKRGQNERI; this is encoded by the coding sequence ATGAAAAAAATTGTTGTAAACTTTAAATTAAATGGAGAAGACATTATTGATGAAGTTCCTGTAAATAAAACACTTGTGGAATATTTAAGGGATAATTTACATTTAACTGGAACAAAAGAAGGTTGTTCAAAAGGAGAATGTGGGGCATGCACAGTAATAATTGATGGAAAAAATTATACATCTTGTCTTGTTTTGATGCCAGAGGTTCAAAATAAATCTGTTTTTACAATTGAAGGTTTAAAAGATAAAGTTGAGTTTATAGATTACCTTATTGATGAGGGGGCATTCCAATGTGGTTTTTGTGCACCTGGTTTTGTTGTAAGTTTGTACTCTTTTCTTGAAAAAAGAAAAGACATTACTATTGATGAAGTTAAAGAGGCAATTTCAGGAAATCTATGTAGATGTACAGGATATAAGAAAATTCTTGATGCAATTAATAAATTTATAAAAGAGAAAAGAGGACAAAATGAAAGAATTTGA
- a CDS encoding xanthine dehydrogenase family protein subunit M: MKEFEYFKPKNLLEALDLAKNFGNNKRFLAGGTDLIVRLKDNLIKEENIIDLKDIDELKGIKENGDEIEIGPLVTFTEIIESEIMNKYSPLIVLAAKKVGSPQIRNKGTIGGNLCNASPAGDSIPPLMCEEARLLLKSKDRERVVNINEFFLGPGKTCLNQDEILVKIVVKKWKNSNLGFFNKLGQRNALTISIASNCVKIDKEGKNIKDIKISLGSVAPTVVRAKKVEEAILNLKEINEDELFKISSLIENEIDPITDVRGSREYRIEVSKYLLYESLIYLFNL, encoded by the coding sequence ATGAAAGAATTTGAATATTTTAAACCAAAAAATTTACTTGAGGCTCTTGATCTTGCAAAAAATTTTGGGAATAATAAGAGATTTCTAGCTGGTGGTACAGATTTAATTGTAAGGTTAAAGGATAATTTAATAAAAGAGGAAAATATTATTGATTTAAAAGATATTGATGAGTTAAAGGGTATAAAAGAAAATGGAGATGAAATTGAAATAGGACCACTTGTCACTTTTACAGAGATAATTGAGTCAGAAATAATGAATAAATATTCTCCTCTTATTGTTCTCGCTGCAAAAAAAGTTGGCTCTCCTCAAATAAGAAATAAAGGAACAATTGGTGGAAATTTATGTAATGCTTCTCCTGCAGGTGATTCAATTCCTCCTTTAATGTGCGAGGAGGCGCGTCTTTTATTAAAATCAAAAGATAGAGAAAGAGTTGTTAATATTAATGAATTTTTTTTAGGACCTGGAAAAACATGTTTAAATCAAGACGAAATATTGGTAAAAATAGTTGTAAAAAAATGGAAAAACTCAAACTTGGGATTTTTTAATAAACTTGGACAAAGAAATGCTTTAACTATTTCAATAGCATCAAATTGTGTAAAAATTGATAAAGAGGGTAAAAACATAAAAGATATTAAAATTTCATTGGGTTCAGTTGCACCAACTGTTGTAAGAGCAAAAAAAGTTGAGGAGGCTATTTTAAATTTAAAAGAAATAAATGAAGATGAATTATTTAAAATATCATCTCTTATTGAAAATGAAATTGATCCAATTACAGATGTTAGAGGTTCAAGAGAATATAGAATAGAAGTTTCGAAATATTTGCTTTATGAAAGTTTAATTTATTTATTTAATTTGTGA
- a CDS encoding molybdopterin-dependent oxidoreductase encodes MSVKLEEKKREEEKWIGKKIKQIYSQEKVKGELKYPSDIYFENMVWGEVLRSKYPHALIKKIDVSKAEKLPGVVKVLTYKDIPGLNGFGIVVQDQPVLCYDKVRYLGDAIALVAAETKEIAKKALELIEVQYEPLPVVEDPLEAIKESSPKVHESGNIHLHTVVKKGDVEKGFREADLIVENEYRTGRQEHAYLETENGVAFYDEEEDTITVICGGQYPFRDQIQIARVLAFDPRKIRVINEPMGGGFGGKDEITTQIHLALLAYHTKRPVKMEISREESIVFSWKRHPMILRYKTGVKKDGTLVANEVYIYADTGAYASLGGPVVNLAIEHSCGPYRIPNTHIEGFCIYTNNGVSSAFRGFGVNQVTFAMESQMDEIAYKLQIDPLLLRRKNILKRGEETGIGSKIETSIGLNKILDEIEKHPIYKEREKIKLSSSKFKKYGVGIALSYQGTGLGVGLPDYGAAIIEMRRDGGFNVYAGSVEIGQGAKTTLKIIALESLKIKDENKVFIVTGDSFLVPDSGTTTASGATYRSGRAIKIASEKILKILKREVSEIFDIPENNIYIKDETFYDKENRELINYEKLGEILYEKRRLPKVDGHFNFPTSKTKINGAFGLPHYIFSFSGSIALVEVNTLTGKVNLIKGVNLIDGGRVINKIGFEGQSEGGLVMGMGYALMEDVIIKNGEFLTKNFSTYIIPTILDIPKDLETISIESIEELGPFGSKGIGETTMVPIAPAITNAIFHATEARIRQIPATPERVFFKLREKEKEDKSK; translated from the coding sequence ATGAGTGTAAAACTTGAAGAGAAAAAAAGAGAAGAAGAGAAATGGATTGGCAAAAAAATAAAACAAATTTATTCTCAGGAAAAAGTTAAGGGAGAATTAAAATATCCATCAGATATCTATTTTGAAAATATGGTTTGGGGAGAAGTTTTAAGAAGTAAATATCCCCATGCATTAATTAAAAAAATTGATGTTTCTAAAGCAGAAAAACTTCCGGGAGTTGTAAAGGTTCTAACTTATAAAGATATACCTGGCTTAAATGGTTTTGGAATAGTTGTTCAAGATCAGCCAGTCTTATGCTATGACAAAGTAAGATATCTTGGAGATGCTATTGCTTTAGTAGCAGCGGAAACAAAAGAAATAGCGAAAAAAGCACTTGAATTAATTGAAGTTCAATATGAACCACTTCCAGTTGTAGAAGATCCTCTTGAAGCAATTAAAGAATCTTCTCCAAAAGTGCATGAAAGTGGGAATATACACCTTCATACAGTTGTTAAAAAAGGAGATGTTGAGAAGGGATTTAGAGAGGCAGATTTAATTGTTGAAAATGAATATAGAACTGGTAGACAGGAACATGCTTATCTTGAAACAGAAAATGGTGTTGCTTTTTATGATGAAGAAGAAGATACAATTACAGTTATTTGTGGAGGTCAATATCCATTCAGAGATCAAATTCAAATAGCAAGAGTTCTTGCATTTGATCCAAGGAAAATAAGAGTAATAAATGAACCAATGGGAGGTGGATTTGGCGGAAAAGATGAAATTACAACGCAGATCCATCTTGCACTCCTTGCTTATCACACAAAAAGACCGGTTAAAATGGAAATTAGTAGAGAAGAGTCAATAGTTTTCTCATGGAAAAGACATCCAATGATTCTAAGATATAAAACAGGTGTTAAAAAAGATGGAACACTTGTTGCAAATGAAGTTTATATTTATGCAGATACAGGTGCATATGCATCATTGGGAGGGCCTGTTGTGAATCTTGCAATAGAACATTCATGTGGTCCATATAGAATTCCAAACACTCATATTGAAGGATTTTGCATTTATACTAACAATGGAGTATCAAGCGCATTTAGAGGCTTTGGAGTAAATCAAGTAACATTTGCAATGGAGTCACAAATGGATGAAATTGCATATAAACTTCAAATTGATCCATTACTACTTAGAAGAAAAAATATATTAAAAAGAGGAGAGGAAACTGGAATAGGAAGTAAAATTGAAACAAGCATTGGATTAAATAAAATTTTAGATGAAATTGAGAAACATCCAATTTATAAAGAAAGAGAGAAAATAAAATTATCTTCATCTAAATTCAAAAAGTATGGGGTCGGAATAGCATTATCTTATCAAGGAACTGGTCTTGGTGTTGGACTTCCAGATTATGGTGCTGCAATAATTGAAATGAGAAGAGATGGTGGATTTAATGTTTATGCAGGAAGTGTTGAAATAGGACAAGGAGCAAAAACAACACTTAAAATTATAGCATTAGAATCATTAAAAATTAAAGATGAAAATAAAGTATTTATAGTTACTGGTGACAGTTTTCTTGTTCCTGATTCTGGAACAACAACTGCTTCTGGTGCAACATATAGAAGTGGAAGAGCAATTAAAATTGCATCTGAAAAAATTTTAAAGATATTAAAAAGAGAAGTTTCTGAAATTTTCGATATCCCAGAAAATAATATCTATATAAAAGATGAAACTTTTTATGACAAAGAAAATAGAGAACTTATAAACTATGAAAAATTAGGGGAAATTCTTTATGAAAAAAGAAGGTTACCAAAAGTAGATGGTCACTTTAATTTTCCAACATCAAAAACAAAAATTAATGGAGCATTTGGTTTACCTCATTATATTTTTAGTTTTTCAGGTAGTATCGCCCTTGTTGAAGTTAATACTCTTACAGGTAAGGTAAATCTAATTAAGGGAGTTAATTTAATTGATGGAGGAAGGGTAATAAATAAAATAGGCTTTGAGGGACAATCTGAAGGTGGTTTAGTTATGGGAATGGGTTATGCTTTAATGGAAGATGTAATTATTAAAAATGGGGAGTTTTTAACAAAAAATTTCTCAACATATATAATTCCAACAATACTTGATATCCCAAAAGATTTAGAGACTATTTCAATTGAAAGTATAGAAGAATTAGGACCTTTTGGATCAAAGGGCATTGGAGAAACAACAATGGTTCCAATTGCGCCAGCAATAACAAATGCAATATTTCATGCAACCGAAGCAAGAATAAGACAAATCCCCGCTACACCAGAAAGAGTATTCTTTAAATTAAGAGAAAAAGAAAAGGAGGACAAGAGTAAATGA
- a CDS encoding 8-oxoguanine deaminase gives MKFLFKDVTLIGTMNKDGKEIENGYLTVENGVITFVGDKEPKGNYDRVIDGRGKLLLPGFVNTHHHFYQTLFRNIKEVNDLKLFDWLIYLYEKWKNIDEEAVYVSTVIAILEMMKSGVTTTTDHLYLVPYNNVKIFDAQIEAAKLTKIRFHPTRGAMSLSKKDGGLPPDSVVQNDEKILVHTEDMIKKYHNGEKYSMLRIAIAPCSPFSVTKNIMIESLRLAEKYNVLLHTHLAETLDEEIYCKEKFGLRPVELMESIGWLNKRVWFAHMVHLSDSDIEKLIKGDVGMAHCPTSNMKLGSGIARVSELKGKIRIGLAVDGSSSNDTNNFILEIRNALLLQRVKYGSNAITSRDVLKFATIGGAEVLRMDDFIGSIEIGKAADIIMFDLNKLEFAGGLNDLISVPVYLDAKKVDFLMINGEILIENGNFVSIDEREFIEKQNKISKKLLEKI, from the coding sequence ATGAAATTTTTATTTAAAGATGTAACTTTAATAGGGACAATGAATAAAGATGGAAAAGAAATTGAAAATGGATATCTAACAGTTGAAAATGGAGTAATCACATTTGTTGGTGATAAAGAGCCAAAAGGAAATTATGATAGAGTTATTGATGGAAGAGGAAAATTACTTCTTCCAGGATTTGTAAATACACATCATCATTTTTATCAAACTCTTTTTAGAAATATAAAAGAGGTAAATGATCTAAAACTTTTTGATTGGCTTATATATTTATATGAAAAATGGAAAAATATTGATGAAGAAGCAGTTTATGTATCAACAGTTATTGCAATACTTGAAATGATGAAAAGTGGAGTTACTACAACAACAGATCATCTATATCTTGTACCTTACAACAACGTAAAAATTTTTGATGCCCAAATTGAAGCAGCAAAATTAACAAAAATTCGTTTTCATCCAACAAGAGGTGCAATGTCTCTATCAAAAAAAGACGGGGGCTTGCCACCAGATAGTGTAGTTCAAAATGATGAAAAAATTTTAGTCCATACAGAAGATATGATTAAAAAGTATCATAATGGTGAGAAATATTCTATGCTTAGAATTGCAATTGCCCCCTGTTCTCCATTTTCAGTCACAAAAAATATTATGATAGAAAGTTTGAGGCTCGCAGAAAAGTATAATGTGTTACTTCACACTCATCTTGCTGAAACCTTAGATGAAGAAATTTATTGTAAAGAGAAATTTGGTCTAAGACCTGTTGAACTTATGGAATCTATTGGATGGTTAAATAAAAGGGTCTGGTTTGCTCATATGGTTCATTTGAGTGATAGTGATATTGAAAAATTAATAAAAGGTGATGTGGGTATGGCTCATTGTCCTACATCGAATATGAAACTTGGTTCAGGAATTGCTAGAGTAAGTGAACTAAAAGGAAAAATAAGAATTGGACTTGCAGTTGATGGAAGTTCAAGTAATGACACAAACAATTTTATTCTTGAAATTAGAAATGCACTTCTTCTTCAAAGGGTTAAATATGGAAGTAATGCAATTACATCAAGAGATGTTCTAAAATTTGCAACAATTGGTGGGGCGGAAGTTTTAAGGATGGATGATTTTATAGGATCAATTGAGATAGGAAAAGCAGCAGATATTATTATGTTTGATTTAAATAAACTTGAGTTTGCTGGAGGATTAAACGATCTAATTTCTGTACCTGTGTATCTTGATGCAAAAAAAGTTGATTTTCTAATGATTAATGGAGAAATTTTAATTGAGAATGGAAATTTTGTTTCTATCGATGAAAGAGAGTTTATAGAAAAACAAAATAAAATTTCAAAAAAACTTTTAGAAAAAATATAA
- the dcd gene encoding dCTP deaminase — MLKSDKWIKKMATQYKMIEPFEEKQIKKGVISYGLSSYGYDLRLSNEFKIFTNVFNSIIDPKNFDPKSFVDFKGETCIIPPNSFILGRSVEYLRMPRKVLGICIGKSTYARCGIIVNITPIEAEWEGHVTIEISNTTPLPVKVYANEGIAQIIFLESDEECEVSYKDKKGKYDKQIGIVLPKVDK; from the coding sequence ATGTTAAAGAGTGATAAATGGATTAAAAAAATGGCAACTCAATATAAAATGATAGAACCATTTGAAGAAAAACAGATTAAGAAAGGAGTTATTTCTTATGGACTCTCTTCCTATGGTTATGATTTGAGACTTTCTAATGAATTTAAAATTTTTACAAATGTTTTCAATTCAATAATTGATCCAAAAAATTTTGATCCAAAAAGTTTTGTTGACTTTAAGGGCGAGACATGTATTATTCCTCCAAATTCATTTATTCTTGGAAGAAGTGTTGAATATTTAAGAATGCCAAGAAAAGTTTTGGGTATCTGTATTGGAAAATCAACTTATGCAAGATGTGGAATTATTGTAAATATAACACCAATAGAAGCAGAATGGGAAGGTCATGTTACAATTGAAATTTCAAATACAACCCCATTACCTGTTAAAGTTTATGCTAATGAAGGTATCGCTCAAATTATTTTTCTTGAAAGTGATGAGGAGTGCGAAGTAAGTTATAAAGATAAGAAAGGGAAATATGATAAACAAATTGGTATTGTTTTGCCAAAGGTAGATAAATAA
- the thyX gene encoding FAD-dependent thymidylate synthase: protein MDVKLIYITPNPEKIIEEAGRTAHESFDRLTPDSHVKFIRMLLKLGHESVLEHAVASFRISGVSRSLTHQLVRHRIASYTQKSQRYVNESNFDYVIPYTILANNEALIIYKDFMERTRDVYKKLINLGIPKEDARFVLPNATKTEIVLTANFRELRHMIKLRGSKEAQWEIRNVFIEILKILKEYAPTVFEDFVIEKDYIRIRDVKE from the coding sequence TTGGATGTTAAATTAATTTATATAACTCCCAATCCAGAGAAAATAATTGAAGAGGCAGGGAGAACTGCTCATGAATCATTTGATAGATTGACACCAGATAGTCATGTTAAATTTATTAGAATGCTTTTAAAACTTGGTCATGAATCTGTTTTAGAGCATGCAGTGGCTTCTTTTAGGATCTCTGGGGTCTCAAGAAGTTTAACCCACCAATTAGTTAGACATAGAATCGCATCATATACTCAAAAATCACAAAGATACGTTAATGAATCAAATTTTGACTATGTAATTCCTTATACTATTTTAGCAAACAATGAGGCTTTAATAATATATAAAGATTTTATGGAGAGAACAAGGGATGTCTACAAAAAATTAATAAATTTAGGAATTCCTAAAGAGGACGCAAGATTTGTTCTTCCAAACGCAACAAAAACAGAAATAGTTCTAACTGCAAATTTTAGAGAACTTAGACATATGATTAAATTAAGGGGTAGTAAAGAAGCCCAATGGGAAATAAGAAATGTTTTTATTGAAATTTTAAAAATTTTAAAAGAATATGCTCCAACAGTATTTGAGGATTTTGTAATTGAGAAAGATTATATAAGGATTAGAGATGTTAAAGAGTGA